The proteins below come from a single Anolis sagrei isolate rAnoSag1 chromosome 8, rAnoSag1.mat, whole genome shotgun sequence genomic window:
- the CA5A gene encoding carbonic anhydrase 5A, mitochondrial isoform X1: MAGILPGLLGRLLGRDASLGALRGGAGKRRWCSLGCCASYRLRDGVHPLWQSPITIPGGSRQSPINIQWRDSLFDPRLKPLEIRYDPATCLHIWNNGYSFLVEFEDTSDKSIITGGPLENNYRLKQFHFHWGAINEWGSEHTVDCKVFPAELHLVHWNSCKYESFEEALMEENGLAVIGVFLKLGANHSGLQKLVDALPSIKHKDDLVEFEEFDPSCLLPSCTDYWTYSGSLTTPPLSESVTWIIKKKAIEVDEDQLEMFRMLLFSPAGEEEQRMVDNFRPLQPIMGRTVRASFPTQHRLSVLPRDSMEQEPEPHQETAHL; the protein is encoded by the exons ATGGCGGGGATCCTTCCCGGGCTCCTGGGGCGCCTCCTCGGCCGCGACGCCTCCCTCGGGGCCCTTCGGGGGGGAGCCGGGAAGCGGCGATGGTGCAGCCTGGGCTGCTGCGCCTCGTACCGCCTCCGGGATGGAG tGCACCCCTTATGGCAGAGCCCCATCACTATCCCGGGAGGCAGTCGCCAGTCACCCATCAACATCCAATGGAGAGACAGCCTTTTCGACCCTCGCCTTAAACCCTTGGAGATACGCTACGACCCAGCCACGTGCCTCCACATATGGAACAATGGCTACTCCTTCCTGGTCGAGTTTGAGGACACCAGCGACAAGTCAA TTATTACCGGAGGCCCCTTGGAAAACAACTACCGGCTGAAGCAGTTCCACTTTCATTGGGGGGCCATCAACGAATGGGGCTCCGAGCACACCGTTGACTGCAAGGTCTTCCCAGCAGAG CTGCATTTAGTCCACTGGAATTCTTGCAAATATGAAAGCTTTGAGGAAGCTTTAATGGAGGAAAATGGCTTGGCCGTCATTGGAGTCTTTCTGAAG CTTGGAGCCAATCACAGCGGGTTGCAGAAGTTAGTCGATGCCTTGCCCTCTATTAAGCACAAG GATgacctggtggagtttgaggagttTGACCCGTCCTGCCTCTTGCCGTCCTGCACGGATTACTGGACGTATTCGGGGTCCTTGACCACCCCTCCGCTCTCCGAGTCCGTCACCTGGATCATCAAGAAGAAGGCCATCGAAGTCGACGAGGACCAG CTGGAGATGTTCCGGATGCTGCTCTTCTCGCCGGCCGGAGAGGAAGAGCAGCGGATGGTGGACAACTTCCGCCCGCTCCAGCCCATCATGGGCCGCACAGTGCGGGCCTCCTTCCCCACGCAGCACCGCCTGAGCGTCCTGCCAAGGGACTCCATGGAGCAAGAGCCGGAGCCACATCAGGAGACGGCGCACCTTTAA